A stretch of DNA from Roseovarius sp. W115:
CGTGTCTGGGATTTGTCGCAAAAGCTGATCAAATTCGCTGGTCAGTAGATGCGTGCTTATGGCTGCGAAAAACAAAATAGCTGCGGCCAATAAAACCGCAGCTGCGAATAAAAACAATACTTTAAGACTATTGTCGAACACGTCGCCGTTCGATCAACCGTTGCCCATACCTTCAAATGTCATTTTGCGGTTCCCTTTTCTGGTTCCACACACTTGCTATCAAATATAAGCGTGGATTGCAATTTCACCAGTCCCCACCGTGCTTTAAATGAGTTAACAATTTGTTAACGCACCAATAATTGTTCCGAAACGCTTTTGCGCTCTTACTGCACTGGACCTCGGACGCTATCTGCGGCATATCTGGAACAGGGAAAACCGGAGGGACTCCATGGGTCTTCTGACAACGCTTCTTCGATCTGTGACCTGGTGGAACGGTGCCACGCTGAACACGCTTATTCACACGCGCCGCAAGGGCGTGAAAGTGGGTGAGGATGATCAGGGCAATATCTTTTATCGGGATCGGGAGAACAAGCGGCGCTGGGTGATTTTCAACGGTGAGGCTGAGGCGAGCCGGGTGAGCCCGGACTGGCATGGCTGGCTGCACCACACTTATGCCGAGCCGCCGACCGAGGCACCGTTGCCGCGGAAGACCTGGGAGAAACCGCACGAAGAAAACCTGACAGGAACGGCGCTGGCCTATGCGCCAGCGGGATCGATCCGGCGTGGGGATCCCGAAGACCGACGCGACTATGAGGCATGGTCGCCAGAATAAGTGGGTGTTCGATGGTCGAACGCCAGATAAAAGCAGTGAGGCCGGGGTGACCCGATGAGCAATGAAAATCTGACAGAGGTCGCCGTAGGCGGCGTTGTGCTTGCGGTTGCCGCAGGCTTTTTGTTTTACGCAGGTCAAGTGACCGGCTTTTCCGCAGCCCCGAGTGAATATGCTCTGACCGCAAGCTTTCGCAGCGCGGATGGCGTGGATGTGGGCACGGATGTCCGGCTGGCCGGTGTCAAAGTGGGGCGCGTGACCGAGCTTGAGCTTGATCCCGAAACGTATCGTGCGCGCGCGGTGATCAGTGTCCGTGACGATATCGAAGTGCCGGACGACAGTGCCCTGGCCATCAGCTCGGAAGGGCTTTTGGGGGGCAACTTCGTAGAAGTCTTGCCGGGCGGCTCTCCGTTTTATTTTGCGGCGGGCGACGAGATCGAGTTCACTCAAGGCTCGATCAGCCTGATTTCTCTTTTGACCAAATTTGTTGCCGGTGACAGCGAGGACAGCAGCGAATGAGATGCCTCGGCCTCGGTTTCTGGGGGCTGTGTGTTGTGCTGAGCACCTCCGCATGGGCTCAGGAGCAAGTTGAGCCAGGCACGGGGGTTGTTTTGCGCTGGCTTGATAAGATCAACGGCGTCACTCAAGACATTGAGATGGCCAACGCCACATCGCACCAGCAAAGCTCGCTTCGGATTGAGTTGGGTGAATGCCGTCATCCAGTGGGCAACCCGGCGGGGGATGCCTATGCGTTTCTGACGATCCACGCGGAAAATGACACCAAACCGGTGTTTTCGGGATGGATGATTGCGTCCTCACCAGCGCTCAATCCCATGGAGCATCCGCGTTACGACGTGTGGGTGCTGCGGTGTTTGACGCAATAATACAGATTAAAGCGTAGAAGCCAGAGGGTGCGCCAGGATATCGGCGTTTACGTCCAATGCGTCGCTCAGATGCGATCTGTAGGTGGCGCGGCTGATCTCGATTGCGCCCAAACGCGCCAGATGAGGTGTGAGAAACTGCGTGTCAAACAGCACAAAGCCACAGCGACGCAGGTGATTGACGAGATGCGCTAGCGCCAGTTTTGAGGCATCTGTGCGCCGCGAAAACATGCTTTCGCCGAAAAACGCGCCCCCAAGGGTGACACCATAGACACCGCCGGACAGGGCCTCGTCTTGCCAGATTTCAAGAGAGTGAGCGTGCCCAAGCCTAAACAGGTCTGAATAGAGTGCCTGAATTTCGTGGCTGATCCAGGTGTTTGGGCGATCTGCGCAGGCATCCAGAACACCTTCGAAATCCCGGTTCAGGCTGACGCTGTACTCGGCGCGCCTGATGCGTCGTGCGAGTGAGCGGGATGTGTGAAACCCATCGAGCGGCAGCACACCACGACGGCTGGGATCCACCCAGAAAAGTTCATCATGGTCGCGGGACTCCGCCATGGGAAAGATGCCGGTCGCATAGGCGCGCAGCAGTATTTCCGGGACGAGACCGTCTCCGTTCTGCGCCAAATCACGTGCCCCCATTTTGACAATGTTGTGGGGCGTTGCCCCGTGGTGCGATGGCAACTATTCTACTGCGTTCGATGGGACATTCAAAGAACACTCTTCTCTGACGTGTGATTTAGTCCTGCAGGTTGGTTTCTAACCAGTGTTCCAACCAGTGAATATTGTACGATCCATCCAGAACGTCATTTTCCTGCAAAAGCGCATGGAAGAGCGGCACGGTGGTCTCGACACCGTCGACGATCAATTCCCCAAAGCGCGGTCCAGACGCGCCAGTGCAGAGGCGCGGTCGGGCCCGTGCACGATCAGCTTGGCAATCAGGCTGTCGTAATAGGGTGGAATCGTGTAGCCGTCATAAAGGGCGGAATCCATGCGCACGCCCAACCCGCCGGGTGCGTGAAACTGGCTGATTGTGCCAGGGCGCGGGGCAAACTCGGGAAGCTTTTCGGCGTTGATGCGCACTTCAATAGCGTGGCCATTGATGCTCAGGTCGTCCTGATTGAAAGACATCGGCAGACCCGCGGCGACGCGGATTTGCTCGCGTACCAGATCGACACCGAAAATAGCCTCGGTGACGGGGTGTTCCACCTGCAGGCGCGTGTTCATTTCGATGAAATAAAACTCGCCATTCTCGTAAAGGAATTCGATTGTACCTGCGCCGGCATAGTCGATCTTGGCCACAGCATCGGCGCAGATCTTGCCAATGCGGGCGCGTTCCTCTTCGGAAATGCAGGGGCCGGGGGCTTCTTCAAGCACCTTTTGGTGGCGACGCTGCAAGGAGCAGTCGCGTTCGCCCAGATGCACCGCCTTGCCCTTGCCATCGCCAAAGACCTGAATTTCGATGTGGCGCGGCGTGGTGAGGTATTTTTCGATATAGACCTCGTCATTGCCGAAGGCAGCTTTGGCCTCTGATCGGGCGGTTTGAAACGCCATGTCGATGTCATCTGCGGTTTGCGCCACCTTCATGCCGCGCCCGCCGCCACCGGCGGTGGCCTTGACGATCACCGGATAGCCGATGTCTTTGCACAATGCGCGAGCGGTTTCGAGATCAGGCACTCCGCCGTCAGAGCCCGGCACACATGGCACGCCGAGGTCTTTCATCGTGTCTTTGGCCGTGATCTTATCGCCCATGACCTGAATATGCTTGGCGGTGGGGCCGATAAACGTAAGGTCGTGGTCATCAACGATCTGCACGAAATTGGCATTCTCGGACAGAAACCCGTAGCCAGGGTGGATGGCCTGTGCACCTGTGACTTCGCAGGCGGCAATGATCGACGGGATCGAGAGATAGCTGTCGGTGCCGGGGGTGGGCCGATACAGACGCTTTCGTCTGCCATGCGAACATGCATGGCGTCGGTGTCGGCGGTGGAATGGACCGCGACACTCTGAATGCCCATCTCGCGCGCGGCGCGGATCACGCGGAGTGCGATCTCGCCTCGATTGGCAACAAGGATTTTATCGAACATCGCGGACAGGCCTTATTCGATGATCATCAGCGGCGTGCCAAACTCGATGGCCGCGCCGTCTTCGACCAGAATGCGTTTGACGGTGCCTGCGCGCGGGGCGGGGATGTGGTTCATGGTTTTCATCGCTTCCACAATGAGAAGCGTATCGCCTTCTGATACCTGATCCCCAACGGAGACAAAGGCCGGAGAGCCGGGTTCGGCCTGCATGTAAACGGTGCCGACCATGGGCGAGGTCACGGCGCCGGGATGACTTGCGGGATCTTCAGCCGGGCTCGCCTCTGCTGCGGGCGCGGCGGCGGCGGTTGCCGGGGCGGCCGGCGCGGCGGCAGGGGCTGCAACCGGGGCGGCAGCCACTTGCGCGACGACTTTTTGTTTGCGGCTGACGCGGACATTGAGGGCATCATCGGCACCGTAATCACGCTTGACCTCAAGCTCTATCAGGTCGTTGTCTTGAAGCACTTCTGCCAGGGCCTTGATAAAGGCGACATCCGCCTCGTGCGATTTATTCGGCATCCTGTATCCTCGAACCTTGCATGTTTGCCCTGTCCCCAAGGCTTTGCGTCTTTTTTGGGCGCTTATAGGGGATGCGTCATCCCTTGAAAAGCGCGGAATTGCCTAGGAATTTGGCGCATTTGCCGCCCGATTGCGAGGGGGAATTCCAAAAAAGGTGACGCTACGTCCACTTTACGCGGTTTGCGCCTGATTTTACCTGAGAATTCGCAAGTGAGATAGATTGCCGGAGAACGCTTCAGGTGGTTTTGTGACCTTGGAGGGCACGTTCATGAATATTGCGGGCTGGCTGGAAGATCAGGCAAAGGCACGGGGTGCGGCCCCGGCGATCTTTTATGGACATGATATGGTCTGTGACTATGCCGGGTTTCGTGATCGGGCGGCACGCATGGCCGGGGCATTTTTGGCGCGAGGCCTGAAACCTGGTGATCGGGTGGCGATATTTATGGGCAATCATCCCGATTACCTCATTTCGCTCTTCGGCGTCTGGTACGCAGGCCTGGTGGCTGTGCCGATCAATGCGCGACTGCATGGCAAGGAGGCGGCGTGGATTATAGACAACGCCGGGGCGACGTTGTGTGTGTCGACGGGTGCGCAGGCGGAGGTCTTGAAAGGCGTGGTGGACGTACTGACCCCTGAGGTCCTTTCCAGCGCACCCGTTGCATATGATGCCTCGCGCGTTTCAGCCGACCTC
This window harbors:
- a CDS encoding NADH:ubiquinone oxidoreductase subunit NDUFA12, producing the protein MGLLTTLLRSVTWWNGATLNTLIHTRRKGVKVGEDDQGNIFYRDRENKRRWVIFNGEAEASRVSPDWHGWLHHTYAEPPTEAPLPRKTWEKPHEENLTGTALAYAPAGSIRRGDPEDRRDYEAWSPE
- the mlaD gene encoding outer membrane lipid asymmetry maintenance protein MlaD, producing the protein MSNENLTEVAVGGVVLAVAAGFLFYAGQVTGFSAAPSEYALTASFRSADGVDVGTDVRLAGVKVGRVTELELDPETYRARAVISVRDDIEVPDDSALAISSEGLLGGNFVEVLPGGSPFYFAAGDEIEFTQGSISLISLLTKFVAGDSEDSSE
- a CDS encoding DUF2155 domain-containing protein, producing MRCLGLGFWGLCVVLSTSAWAQEQVEPGTGVVLRWLDKINGVTQDIEMANATSHQQSSLRIELGECRHPVGNPAGDAYAFLTIHAENDTKPVFSGWMIASSPALNPMEHPRYDVWVLRCLTQ
- the aat gene encoding leucyl/phenylalanyl-tRNA--protein transferase, with product MGARDLAQNGDGLVPEILLRAYATGIFPMAESRDHDELFWVDPSRRGVLPLDGFHTSRSLARRIRRAEYSVSLNRDFEGVLDACADRPNTWISHEIQALYSDLFRLGHAHSLEIWQDEALSGGVYGVTLGGAFFGESMFSRRTDASKLALAHLVNHLRRCGFVLFDTQFLTPHLARLGAIEISRATYRSHLSDALDVNADILAHPLASTL
- the accB gene encoding acetyl-CoA carboxylase biotin carboxyl carrier protein, which codes for MPNKSHEADVAFIKALAEVLQDNDLIELEVKRDYGADDALNVRVSRKQKVVAQVAAAPVAAPAAAPAAPATAAAAPAAEASPAEDPASHPGAVTSPMVGTVYMQAEPGSPAFVSVGDQVSEGDTLLIVEAMKTMNHIPAPRAGTVKRILVEDGAAIEFGTPLMIIE